The Ranitomeya variabilis isolate aRanVar5 chromosome 7, aRanVar5.hap1, whole genome shotgun sequence DNA window TCCAGCAGTGTGGGTGTGTGTACTTTCTAGCTGGAATTATCAGCTCCCTGCTCCcaccaattggaaagcaccacaccctattTAAGCTTTCAGCTTACtcctggaagctgccagatatagcttGTGCTTCCCTGGTTTGGTCTGTGTCTTCTGCTCTTGAGATATTGTTTGTTCTTTCCTGTTTTGACCTTGGTTTATTTATTGACGTTTCTCCTTCCTGACGATTTTGTACCTTTGATGCCCTCTTGGTTTGGCCTGGCTCCCTAACTATCCTTCTTACCAATCTGCGACACGGAACAGCAGCTGGCTCTGTGGTCCTTGCCCTGGGACCCTTGTGTAGGTCCATATCTTTGTATAAGGGTTAAAGAGTGAAGGCCAGGACAACCCCAGGGCTCTGGGCAACGTAGAAgcttgctccaaccctgttcaTGGTAGCAATTTTAGAGCTGCCAGTCGATGACTGACAGAACCATCTTATACCAGGTTTACTGCCGAAGTCTGCTGCCATCTCATCATGTTAAAAGCAATTTCTACTATAGATGAGTAATTCGATACAATGCAAATTTCTGTCAAATTTTTAGAAATTCACTgagatcatcctcctcctcatcctcccatcaaaattgctatcctcttaatatattgcagtcaccatattatatagcactgtgtacttacaattgctaattcctCCTTTctaccagataattcttctcttttccattaggtctatgacatcacgtgattaataactgatgagctgaatccttctaagctgtatgtagaaacaggaggtgaattttccctgcatgagtcatcactgcaaaagtcagtGGCAGGGGGGAGAAGGGAGCAGTTGGCTCAAgagtgaagaggggaatgatttctgcagggacaagagacttcctgtttctacatagagcagagaaaagagaagaaatagctggtagaagggcaaaatgagcaattgtaagtttgtaagtatgatgactgcaatatattaaaagaataaaaagGTTGAAGGGAGGAGGAGAATGATTGCTTATTTGAGCCAGAGAATTTTAAAAATATGTGAAAGGCTGTTGTTATTTTATACATTGCCAAAAATTGCATCATCTAGAGGAGAATAACAGGACCTCAGCTGGCCAGTTTTCCCCATCATGTcttgctatcacatcacatggtatagcacagctgATCAAGAAGGAATATCAGcacctgtataaaagccaaggcagggaatgcagcagacatTTTAAAATTAATttggatagtgagaggacatcaaAACTCACAGCTTAGCCACAGGGAGAGAAAGCCGTAAACACTGAAGAAACAGTATAGATGTGTGACAATGCAACCAATCAGGAAGATTTGTGTTTGAGGAAAAGAGAATAATGCAGATTTAATTGACCATTGCGATTATAGTGCTTCTTCATTTCAATCACACAATCACTACTTTTCAGatgacatctacaaggagtttgtatgttctccccatgttttgcaggtttcctccgggttctccggtttcctcccacactccaaagactgatagggaatgtagattgggtcagcgatgatgatgtctgtaacgcTGTGATATACTGTAACATTTATAAAGAACCAGACGCCTCCATGCCAAGgtccatacagtatatatacatgacGCGATAAAAGCCTTTACTCAGCAACCTGTTCTCTTGTTATTACCAGATATGAGCTCTACGGAGAGGTTGCTTAAAGTGTTCCGGAAGATTCTTCAATCAAATTTGACCAGTCTGGAAGAGGAGATTGATACGTTGCTCCATTATACCCTGAGGCACGATGCCGTGGAACAGATGGATGATCCGAGGAGGAAGACAGAAGAACTCTTGGGCATGTTATTGGACGGAGGGGAAGACGCTTGTCAACAGTTTTTGGAGGATTTGAAACAAAATCCCCATTTGTTTCCCTGGATTTTACGCATCCTGAGTGACGCGGAAGCTGGTGAGTCACCATCTATGATTCTCTCCACCAATGGCGGCAGCTACAGACGATTATACCGATTGTGGGATGACTGTAGTTATCGGGATCGTGCACTTTGGTTCTTTTTTTGTGATTATGTGTTTCCACCTCCTGCTGTGAAATATTCTTATTGATGTAGTTTCCATCTTCTTTGTGATAATATTTTCTTTttgcctaaaaaaaaaattaagttcaaACTTCATTTTTAATGCAAAAAAGATGCAAATATTTTTTAGGTTGACTAGATAAGTGACCATTCATTTCACCGTGTCTCATAATGACGACTTAATCATCTTGACCCACTGACAGGTCACTTTTCTCCTTTTGACTTTAGTGGGATTATTGTTCTTAAAATTGGTAGAAGTAGTAAAATAGACTTTTTACTTCCATCTTAAGCTGTCCATACTCTTAGTTTGAAAGTACTTGGTGAACAGTTTCTAACGTCCTCATATTTATGCAGTCTTGGCTTAACTCGTGAATGTGTTTTCAATAGTGTGAGCAGAACAAGCCGCTCTCTGACCTCTCTTCCCCTCCTGTCCAAATAGGAAAATAGGATCAGGAATGTAGAAATCCAACAATCCTAAAAGGAAGAACTTCAAGACTCTTCCATACTCATGAAGTAGCTCTAGTCTTTTCCTGCCGGTTGGTAGGTTTCGTCAACTTTCCTATGGTTGTCAAATTCGTACATCTGTCCAACAAAAATATCCAGAAGGACCAGGCCAAATACTGGTCCCTGTGAGGTTTTAACTCTAGTACTGATCTTTTATGAGACagtataaaaaaaatccaaaatatctGATTCTGTCTTACAATGATCTGGTTGACATCGCTCATAAGACCTAACATTGGCCTGGCAATCCTTGCTGACCATGTATGATGAAGGTCCTACCTTGATGCCTTATGTCAAATCTCCCATTTATGAACAGATTCAGAGTTTACCCATGATGGAAAAACCAATTTGGCAGAGAAGAATATTTGGTTTGCCGGTGGGGTTGGCTGTTTTTGATAGCAGCAACTATCCTATTTTGCCCAATGacttttgttatgatccggtggtaggatcacaaaactgacctgataggtaaacctgaattgtaggacaagctccgggattgtgggaactataccgaccgcaatcctgatcctatccacacacactaaaggcagccgtggagcgttacctaaaaagctagacgcctcttcacagcctaagaaactggctacccatagagagaaagcaaagcctcacttgcctcagagaaataccccaaagtttagacagccccccacaaataataacggtgagttaaggggaaaatacaaacgtaggaatgaaaaacagatttaagcaaatgaggcccgctaacactaaatagacagaagaaagcaagggatctgtgcggtcggtacaaaaactatcaaaaactatccacgcagaaagtacaagaacccccacaccgactcacgatgtgaggggcacactctgcaccccagagctaccagcaagcgaaaaatcacatataagcaagctggactgaacacatcatatactgagaaacatattcaaggaaacaatgagcaaaaagaactagcaagacttaaggtaccttcacactaaacgatatcgctagcgataagtgacgttgcagcgtcctggctagcgatatcgtttagtttgacacgcagcagcgatcaggatcctgctgagatatcgctggtcgttgaacaaagttcagaactttatttggtcgtcagaccggcgtgtatcgtcgtgtttgacaccaaaagcaacgataccagcgatgttttacactggtaaccagggtaaacatcgggttactaagcgcagggccgtgcttagtaacccgatgtttaccctggttaccagcgtaaaatgtaaaaaaaacaaacactacatacttacattcgcgtcccccggcgtccgcttcccacactgactgagcgccgtaaagtgaaagtgaaagtacagcacagcggtgacgtcacccctctgctgttagggccggcgctcagtcagtgcaggaagcggacaccgggggacgcgaaggtgagtatgtagtgtttgttttttttacattttacgctggaaaccagggtaaacatcgggttactaagcgcggccctgcgcttagtaacccgatgtttaccctggttacctggggacctctgcatcgttggtcgctggagagcggtctgtgtgacagctctccagcgatcaaacagcgacgctgcagcgatctgcatcgttgtcgctatcgctgcagcgtcgcttaatgtgaaggtacctttagcttctcagaaagagacaggtcacaagggagatccaggagaggtcagaaccagtactgaatacaacgacagcaggcaacaagtaaaggtccaggtggagttaaataggaaccagcatagcaggaaatgagacagctgagcccagctccagacccgcagtatcgctaaaggccaccagagggagcccagacggaattcacaacagactttatAAAATTCTCTCTTTTTTTCCAGATAATGCGATGTTCAAGATGATGTTAGAAGATTTAGGTCTAGGTGCATTTGTACAACAGAAGCTGTCGCTTTCAAAAGTCCAAAGTATCATTTGTGATGTGCGAATGTCAGATGCTACCTGCAATTCCGTCAAGGACATCCCCATGCATCTTCTAAGACATCTCATGGCGTTGAATATCCAAGAAGCTTTTAGAAGCTTTGACTTTAATCTTGAATCTGCCAGAAGTAATTCACAACTGAACATTTCAGGTAATGTACCAGGACCTGTTCACCCTCTAGATGTTCTCTGCGGTCTCCTCCATTGCTCAGACAATTTCCTACGACAAGAGATCATAAGAAGGATGTCCATGTGTCAGGTCCCTGTTCCTCTGCTCCTTCCAGCTGGTGAAGGAGGAGACGGCACATTTTTATTGTGGGCAATGAGAAGTATTATCATGGAAAGCGTTTCTCCATCATTGGTTGACCATAGGGCATTGACTGAAGACAGTGTCGTAAACATTCCTTTGCCAGTCTTTTCCTTTGTAAGTCTTGGCAAGAGTCGATGCACGTCCATAGCCGAAATTATGAAGCAAATTTTAACTGCTCAACAGAGGAGTAAGGATAATTGCTTGCAAAGAGTGATGGACTGGGGAGATATGCCGAGAATTATTTCACATGGTTTGGTGGAAATATCTTGGTTTTTTCCTGCCTACCGAATTCACATGAATCCACTTGAAAAACCTTTTGCATTGGTAAATCTAAATGAAGATTTACAGACAAGTATGAGGCAGTTTGAGTTTTTAACAAAGGTGTCCTCTGCTGTGTTCATACTTATGGAAAATTTGACCAAACAACAGTGGGACTTCCTATTACATGTCGGGGGCAGTGACAATAATTACTATTTCATATACCAAGACCAGTTCACCCAAGAATCAAACCAATTTTGTAGACAATTATTTTCAGACTTTGGCCTCAATGAGCGGAAATTTCTGATGCAATCAGACAAGAAGCTGAATGAAAAGTTACAGCTTATTTTGAGAGATATCATCCAAGAATCTCCTAAAAAAATGACATTGAGAGACATGTCGGTGGAAGCCGAAAAACTTCACTTTTATAGTGATGAAAACCTACCTGGCTGTGAATATGGAAGATTATACTCTAAAGACCTCATTGATGATATTGTAAGTGCAATgaaatatgcaggaggagatgtaaAACAGCAGCAAAATCTAAAAATGCAAATTGCGGAAGTCGAAAAAGAGTTGTGTCGCCTGAGAcaccaaggagaactttgcatagcAGACTACAAAGCTGAACTAATCCATAAAAGCCATGATCTCCTGAAAGATCAAAGTCAATACAATCACAGCGACATAATGGAAAATCTACGATATGCATTTACTTACCTGAACATCGTAGAACAACAATATTTCCTAAAATGGACACAGTTTCAAAAATCCTCTGCAAACGCCATGATGGATAATATGATACAAGAAGATGTGTTTTCTAGGATCGGATGGATGTATGAAGCAGATGTTCTGGTAGGGAGCACACCAGAAGGTGTGAGGCTATGTGCCAATTTTCCTAAAGCAGCTGCAGATCTTCTCCTACAAGGAATTCCAGTCCAGCTCATTGATGGAGATACTTCCAGAATACATCTGCAGTGGATCACTGATGTCCTGATTGAACTGCACACCAAAACAAAAGGGAAATGCAGAATACGAGTGATATCCATTCTAGGAGTCCAAGGTACAGGGAAGTCCACCCTTCTGAACACCATGTTTGGTCTACAGTTTCCAGTGGCCCGTAGGCAATGCACACATGGAGCCTTAATGAGTCTTATTAAGGTGGAAGAGAAGGACTTGGGCTGTGACTTTTTTGTTGTAATTGACTGTGAAGGCCTACGAGCTCTTCAAAATGCACCTGTAGAGGAGAGCTTTCACCACGACAATGAGTTGGCAACACTGGTGGTTGGGTTGAGTGACATTGCCATAATTAACATGGCTTTAGGAAGTATCTCAGAAATGGGAAACATTTTGCAGATTGTGACTCATGCATTAATAAGGATGAAAGGAAATAGGCAAAAGCCCAATTGTTTATTGGTCTATCAGACAATGGACAGAGTATCTTCTGGAGGAGAACTTATGTTAAATAGGGAAATGCTTCGTATAGGTGCAGAAAGTAGCAAGTTCCTTCAATTTTATGACGTAATTGATAATTTTTTACCATATCATATTTTGACAGATGATTGGGTTATTCCTCCATTTGATCTCAAAACTTCTTGTTACAGTGAGAAAGTTGTAGAGTTAAGGAAGCATCTACTGCAAATAATAAAAGATCTGTCGCAAAGCGCCAGCTTTCGCAACGTGCAGAACTTTACTGAAGACATGAAGGTTCTATGGAATTCTATAAATCATGAAAATTATATCTTCAGATTTAAAAATATATTAGAAGGAAACATCTACACTGAGCTCTATGAAAAGTTTCTAGAACTGGAATGGAACCTGTGCAGAAAAATGAGCCGGTGGTGGGCCAACATACAAGAAGACACCTCCAAACATCCTCCTGGTGAACTTCATATACATGTCTTAGTCCAAAAGGTATTGACAATGCTGAATGAAGAGGAGAGGATGATGAAGGAATCCCTACAGATTTATTTCACAGGTAACTCAGAAGACATGAATATCCGTATAGCAAAAAAGTTTGAAGCTGAGTTTATGGACAAGATCCAAAGCCTGAGGAGTAAGCTGGAAACCCAGTACATCACCACGTGTTCAAAGATAAAAATTTTAGCAAGTGGGTTAAAAGACACAATTGTAGAGGAATTCACCCGAGAAGAACTAGACCTTCATGAAACCAGTTTTGATGTTGAACTCTACTGGAATGGGGCTGTAACCAAATATCAATCCATGATTGTGTATTATAATGTTCAAGAAGAATTTCTAAAACTCCTGAGACAAGACATGAGGACGAAAGGAAGCAAAATCACTGAGCTGATTCACGGCATCAGCAACTTGTCCGATTACGCTCCCGCAAGTTTGACATATGGTGCAGGATATGCCGATAGATATGGAAATATAAACATGGAGAACGATCCAGCCTACCAAAGCAAAAGGGACAGTATCACTAAATTCTTGCTGGGCAAGTCAAGCAAATACGTCTGGAAAATGATTGCTTCAAAAGCAGAGTATGACTCAGCGCACTGCATGAACCTGCTGAAAATGGTCAATGACGTGATCCATGCGGGCACCATGCCTTATACGGACCTGTTCACATTAAACCTTAAGCTCCAAATCTTGGCACAAGCTGTACCACATTTTCAGAAAATGCAAAAAGACTCCATAAGAGAATGTGTCGCACTGTATGATGTGGAACATTTAAGAGATGAGGCGATATGTTGTCTAAAATATGTGCAAAGAGATAAAATAATCGCCAATAACTATTGTCAAGTTTGTCTGAAACCGGCTGTGGAAGTAAAAGTCAAGAAAATATTGAAACATAGACTTGTCAATGACTTTGCCAACTGTATGTGTGCAGAGAGGAGGCGGATGAGACCCTCCGGGCATCCCCGTGGGCAGAGGTGCATTCACCATCCTCCGGTAGTAGACACTCTGGAGAACATCTGTACCCGTTATACGAATCAAGACGAGATTCGGGTTCTATTAGCGAACATCATTTCTTCAGTCACAGAGGACATTCGGCAGGTGCTAACCCACCCAGACGCCTTGAAAAGAGGGAATATTAGGGACCTTTTGTCAGCTCTGTGGTCAGTCCTACCGGTCCTACCGGGTGTAAGAAGAGACATGTTAAAAGCCCCTTACAGAGTCACAGTTTCAGTTGCACAGTGGGCCTCATATCTGGAATGTTTTGTAAATAAATTAGAAGAACAACTTCAGGAAGAATTCAGATCGAGTATCGAAGAACTTTACATGGAGTGTCCATATCTAATACACTGAGACCGGCCGGACATTGGGTTATAAAGTCAGAAAAAAGCATTGTGTCCCAGGGTTAGTTCCTAAAGGAGTTTGCAATATTCAGGACGTATTCTCAACAACATCAGATCAGCGGGGTCTCAACCTCGGCACTGATCAGCTGTGTAATGGGCCACTTCGATGCCTTCATTACTTACTCTGCGGCTTACCAGGCGGAGAGGGGAGGACATGTTTCTTGTGGGCACCGGGAGCTATTTGTCCTGTCAGTTGTCTAGAAGTACAATTGTATCCCCCACTTTATATCATCATTTCTTACAGCCGTGTTACGTTACTCCTCTTGGGAATGTCTAGTttcattgacaactgggtgttactaaCTATACAATGACACTGGCCAATCAGTGCTGACTAGGTAGGGACACGCCCGTTTGACAAGAGAGAATGATAACACCCAGTAGTCAATTTATTCGCAAATATTTAAGAGGGACAGGGCGACACTGAGCGCGAAGTAACCATGCTCCAAAATTGTTATTTCACGgggaacgcaaataaaaacgcaaagAGAGAAAGTGTGATAAAACAAGCGCTGGCGGAAACCGGAAGCTTCGTACATAACGTTTTGTCTGTTTGGAGCCTCCCTGTATATTCGTATTTATTATGAacatcttaaaggggttctccggctGCACACTTCTACATCAGGAGGTGAGCGGCACTAATGACACCACGTCTGCAGATACTACATGCACCATGACTGTCGGTCGCTCATGTCTCCCAGAAAGTGGAAGAGTGGAAGTGATCAGTGCCGGAGAGCCCCTGTAAGGATCAATATGACTTACACaaattattataaattattatatagaaatatattatataaatataatatatatatatatatatatatataaataatataaattattaTACTGTACACAAATTTTTAAGAACATTCTTGATACAACTGAATCTTTTAAGATTATGTTTAAGATTATGTTTCCATCAATGACTAAAGTGTGGCAAAATATGTTAGCaacgtaaataataataataactgataGTAATGATTATTATTacaactaatattattattattttcattgtatattattataattatttattattctaAAATAATATAATATGATGAATATAATAAGACAAATTATAATAACACTAGATggtattctaacgcatcgggtattctagaatttgtatgtagtttatttatgaagattttagaataatacattgaatacacaggattcggccggccgcgaccaattagcgaagcgtggttcaaatcccgcgccaattcgcggccggactgcgcctgtcgctgattgttcgcaaccGACCacgtagtgttgtgaactctgtttttgggctccctcttgtggtcacaagtggtactgtgtagtgctatctttgggctccctctggtggctctttttgtcattctgcgggtctgtggctgggatcagctgtctcgttatctgctagttggtttcctatttagctcacctggactttcagttgttgcctgctgtcaatgtattcagtgctattttgatctctcctgactaccttcgttatcagtctctccaagagaagctaagtttctgtttgttcattttttgctcatcagtgttcaatatgtttcttagttTATTATTAGTTTTTCTCCaacttgctagtatgtgatttcctcgcttgctggtagctctagggggctgagtttctcccctcacaccgttagttggtgtgggggttcttgaattctcagcgtggatattttatatagggttttctactgaccgcacagtttcctatctatcttctgctatctagtattagtgggcctcatttgctgaatctgtttcatttctacgtttgtattttccccttacctcaccgttattatttgttggggggctttctatatctttggggttatttctctgaggcaagtgaggtctttgctttctctctaggggtagctagtttctcaggctgcgtcgagacatctaggaatttaggcacgttcaccggctacctttagtgtgtgcggttaggatcaggattgcagtcagtccagttaccacctccctagagctcgtcctatgttcagttacttagctagtcagttctgtgatcctcagccactaaggatcataacaacgtagtatatagcacagccaagtagtatataacagctcatgtagtaaatagcacagccacgtagtgcatagcacagccacgtagtacatagcacagccacgtagtacatagcacagccacgtagtacatagcacagccacgtagtatatagcacagcccacggagtatatagcacagccacgtagtatatagcacagccacgtagtatataacagccacgtagtaaataccacagccacgtagtaaatagcacagccatgtagtacatagcacagccacgtagtatattgcacagccacgtagtatatagcacagccacgtagtatatagcacagcccacggagtatatagcacagcccacggagtatatagcacagccacgtagtatataacatagcccacggagtatataacacagccacgtagtatatagcacagcccacggagtgtataacagcccacatagcatataacaaagccacgtagtttataacagcccacgtagcatataacacagctcacgtagtatataacagcccacgcacgcagtataaaacacagcccacgtagtgtataacacgggccacatagtatataacagcccacgtagtgtataacacagccacgtagtatatagcacagaaacgtagtacattgcacagccacgtagtatattgcacagccacatagtatattgcacagccacgtagtatattgcacagcccacgtagtatattgcacagcccacatagtatataacacaccccacgtagtatattgcacagcccacgtagtatattgcatagcctacatagtatattccacagcccacgtagtatattgcacagccaacgtagtatattgcacagcccacgtagtatattgcacagcccacgtagtatatagcaatgtgggcatcatatgcctgttaaaaaaaaagaattaaaataaaaaatagttatatactcaccttccgttggccccaagatccaggcaaagcgtttaccgatgctctccgtgcgctccggtcccaagagtgcattgtggtctcgcgagaccgctacgtcatcatctcacgagatcgcaatgcatggagcggtctgttctggatccgaggggccgacggacgatgagtatataactattttttattttttatattttttttaacatttgatctttttactattgatgctgcatagtcaacatcaatagtaaaaagttgttcacacagggttaatagcagcggtaatggagtgcgttacaccgcggcataacgcggtccattaacgctgccattaaccctgtgtgagcgctgactgggggggagtatggagcgggcgccgggcactgactgcggggagtgaggagcgaccattttgccgccggactgtgcccgttgctgattggttgtggctgttttgccgcgaccaatc harbors:
- the LOC143785153 gene encoding up-regulator of cell proliferation-like, whose product is MDDPRRKTEELLGMLLDGGEDACQQFLEDLKQNPHLFPWILRILSDAEADNAMFKMMLEDLGLGAFVQQKLSLSKVQSIICDVRMSDATCNSVKDIPMHLLRHLMALNIQEAFRSFDFNLESARSNSQLNISGNVPGPVHPLDVLCGLLHCSDNFLRQEIIRRMSMCQVPVPLLLPAGEGGDGTFLLWAMRSIIMESVSPSLVDHRALTEDSVVNIPLPVFSFVSLGKSRCTSIAEIMKQILTAQQRSKDNCLQRVMDWGDMPRIISHGLVEISWFFPAYRIHMNPLEKPFALVNLNEDLQTSMRQFEFLTKVSSAVFILMENLTKQQWDFLLHVGGSDNNYYFIYQDQFTQESNQFCRQLFSDFGLNERKFLMQSDKKLNEKLQLILRDIIQESPKKMTLRDMSVEAEKLHFYSDENLPGCEYGRLYSKDLIDDIVSAMKYAGGDVKQQQNLKMQIAEVEKELCRLRHQGELCIADYKAELIHKSHDLLKDQSQYNHSDIMENLRYAFTYLNIVEQQYFLKWTQFQKSSANAMMDNMIQEDVFSRIGWMYEADVLVGSTPEGVRLCANFPKAAADLLLQGIPVQLIDGDTSRIHLQWITDVLIELHTKTKGKCRIRVISILGVQGTGKSTLLNTMFGLQFPVARRQCTHGALMSLIKVEEKDLGCDFFVVIDCEGLRALQNAPVEESFHHDNELATLVVGLSDIAIINMALGSISEMGNILQIVTHALIRMKGNRQKPNCLLVYQTMDRVSSGGELMLNREMLRIGAESSKFLQFYDVIDNFLPYHILTDDWVIPPFDLKTSCYSEKVVELRKHLLQIIKDLSQSASFRNVQNFTEDMKVLWNSINHENYIFRFKNILEGNIYTELYEKFLELEWNLCRKMSRWWANIQEDTSKHPPGELHIHVLVQKVLTMLNEEERMMKESLQIYFTGNSEDMNIRIAKKFEAEFMDKIQSLRSKLETQYITTCSKIKILASGLKDTIVEEFTREELDLHETSFDVELYWNGAVTKYQSMIVYYNVQEEFLKLLRQDMRTKGSKITELIHGISNLSDYAPASLTYGAGYADRYGNINMENDPAYQSKRDSITKFLLGKSSKYVWKMIASKAEYDSAHCMNLLKMVNDVIHAGTMPYTDLFTLNLKLQILAQAVPHFQKMQKDSIRECVALYDVEHLRDEAICCLKYVQRDKIIANNYCQVCLKPAVEVKVKKILKHRLVNDFANCMCAERRRMRPSGHPRGQRCIHHPPVVDTLENICTRYTNQDEIRVLLANIISSVTEDIRQVLTHPDALKRGNIRDLLSALWSVLPVLPGVRRDMLKAPYRVTVSVAQWASYLECFVNKLEEQLQEEFRSSIEELYMECPYLIH